In one Colletotrichum destructivum chromosome 2, complete sequence genomic region, the following are encoded:
- a CDS encoding Putative glutathionylspermidine synthase, pre-ATP-grasp-like domain-containing protein produces the protein MRRVSVEKRPNAIRLVQSQGLVFADVVAPGASEPYWPDDRYYSFTEEEIGVLEEASRNVFAMCCEAADFLVEHPGIIKKMAVPAFTVKQIKESWSREPAWGSIYGRFDVCFGGLQHPDPRLRVPRFYEFNADTPTSLLESALIQWLWLEQTGHGNDQFNIITERLVKAWKRNLTLIDNKLGHKPTVYFAVGEGESTGEEAMNTMFLLETCQQAGWTTKTLTMEEIAKSKDGRFYDAQGNHIDVIFKLYPWEFMINQQFGEACFEDMENIGKRDEGHYVGGTIWIEPPYKLLWSSKAIFAVLWDMFKDDPRHKWLLPTYFDDEVPTSMTSFARKPIFSREGADVVLRKEGKIIQDASTGDYGAEGYIVQELAVLPEFIDDDNASHFPVLGMWFVDGDPVGLGIREDITPITTIASVFIPHSIEDGPVNYARQEAADDEEVENLLRVEPFFDSFNKEENEMLSYIKKVVIS, from the coding sequence ATGCGTCGTGTTTCTGTAGAGAAAAGGCCCAATGCCATCCGCCTGGTGCAAAGTCAGGGTCTAGTATTCGCCGATGTTGTGGCTCCTGGCGCGTCGGAGCCATATTGGCCAGATGATCGTTACTACTCTTTTACTGAAGAGGAGATAGGTGTCCTTGAAGAAGCCTCTAGAAACGTCTTTGCAATGTGCTGCGAAGCAGCAGACTTTCTTGTGGAACACCCGGGCATCATCAAGAAAATGGCTGTGCCTGCCTTTACAGTCAAGCAGATCAAGGAGTCATGGTCCCGCGAGCCTGCTTGGGGCAGCATTTACGGCCGTTTCGACGTTTGCTTTGGGGGGCTTCAGCACCCAGATCCGCGACTGCGTGTGCCAAGGTTCTACGAATTTAATGCAGATACGCCGACATCGCTGCTTGAGTCCGCCTTGATCCAGTGGCTTTGGTTGGAGCAAACTGGTCACGGAAACGACCAGTTCAATATCATTACTGAGAGGCTCGTCAAGGCCTGGAAGCGTAACCTGACGCTTATCGACAATAAGCTTGGCCACAAGCCCACAGTTTACTTTGCtgttggcgagggcgagtCTACAGGAGAGGAAGCCATGAACACCATGTTCCTACTGGAGACTTGTCAGCAAGCAGGGTGGACCACTAAAACGCTTACGATGGAGGAAATTGCCAAGTCAAAGGACGGCCGCTTTTACGACGCACAGGGCAATCACATTGATGTCATCTTCAAGCTCTATCCATGGGAGTTCATGATCAACCAGCAGTTCGGCGAGGCATGCTTCGAGGATATGGAAAACATCGGCAAGCGCGACGAAGGTCATTACGTTGGGGGAACGATATGGATTGAGCCGCCGTACAAGCTTCTCTGGAGCAGCAAAGCGATCTTTGCTGTCCTCTGGGACATGTTCAAAGACGACCCTAGGCACAAGTGGCTGCTCCCTACGtactttgacgacgaggtgccTACTTCAATGACGAGCTTCGCGCGAAAGCCAATCTTTTCTCGCGAGGGTGCCGATGTTGTCCTACGAAAGGAGGGCAAAATCATCCAGGATGCGTCTACTGGAGATTATGGCGCTGAAGGATATATTGTGCAGGAGCTTGCTGTGCTTCCTGAGTTTATAGACGATGATAATGCCTCGCATTTTCCTGTCCTAGGCATGTGGTTCGTCGATGGCGATCCGGTTGGGTTGGGCATCCGAGAAGACATTACACCGATTACGACGATCGCGTCGGTGTTCATTCCACATTCGATTGAAGACGGACCTGTAAACTACGCGAGACAGGAAGctgccgatgacgaagaagttGAGAACTTGTTGAGGGTCGAGCCGTTCTTTGACTCATTTAACAAGGAGGAGAATGAAATGTTGAGCTACATCAAAAAGGTTGTGATTTCCTAA
- a CDS encoding Putative cytochrome P450, whose translation MESANASNSTIGSSHGLYQSLQWQGISRIITWLILPLLSVILLRRILRRRENEPPSLPGLIPYVSNTYQYITDNGHFLERASEALKRSSIVKFNLGADTVYLVAGSHNVQKLFRNSATNSLSSDKFVLMVNDRVQDMTKEDVAKLQNDRSGRLRIPAPGTEAVPEHERYWVGLHHLFHQHLFQAEATARLAKSFITFFGEKLDQQPLGAWETVQVFKYLKKDMAEAATVSLAGCKLIEDHPEFVDTLWEFDTIAMQLMYGLPSWYNPRPKQIQQKALAMMKEFLTNAWSKFDWNGPDADADWEPIFGSRLQREHTKYWKEKGFSMQSRAGMYIGSISGINSNSVPQTAWAVMEVVKDAALLKRVREELQEALVKDLDNGRPTFDVPKLVTLPLLQSIYAETLRMHVSINITREVLEPMELDGYLLRKGSLVQAPTQIGHLDEAVWGVEGHPASEFWAERHVRYVEKEDETGQVRQVGEFTMAGRPSDFFPYGGGVSMCPGRNFAKQEIMLAVAMIVSRFDIEFEDWVQPDGSHSDRPPMNDKAYVGAGAVPPDRDARLRWRRLW comes from the exons ATGGAATCAGCCAACGCTTCGAATAGTACGATAGGTTCCTCGCATGGACTTTACCAGTCGCTGCAATGGCAGGGAATATCACGCATCATCACATGGCTCATCCTACCCCTCTTGAGCGTCATCTTGCTCCGTCGCATTCTCCGGCGGCGAGAAAATGAGCCTCCGAGCCTGCCTGGCCTCATTCCGTACGTCTCAAACACGTATCAATACATCACCGACAACGGCCACTTCCTCGAGAGGGCTAGCGAAGCGCTGAAGAGGAGCAGCATTGTTAAGTTCAACCTTGGCGCCGATACTGTATACCTGGTTGCCGGCTCTCACAATGTCCAGAAGCTCTTTCGAAACAGCGCCACCAACAGCCTCAGCTCCGACAAATTCGTCCTCATGGTCAATGACCGAGTTCAAGACATGACAAAAGAAGACGTCGCAAAGCTGCAGAATGATCGATCGGGCCGCCTGAGGATTCCGGCACCGGGAACGGAGGCTGTGCCCGAGCATGAGAGGTACTGGGTCGGGCTGCATCACCTCTTCCACCAGCATCTGTTCCAAGCAGAGGCGACGGCTCGTCTGGCCAAGTCGTTCATCACTTTCTTCGGAGAGAAACTCGACCAGCAGCCGCTCGGGGCGTGGGAAACGGTGCAAGTGTTCAAGTACCTCAAGAAAGACATGGCTGAAGCTGCCACGGTCTCTCTTGCGGGATGCAAGCTCATAGAGGACCATCCGGAATTTGTGGATACCCTCTGGGAGTTCGATACCATTGCGATGCAGCTCATGTACGGCTTGCCGTCGTGGTATAACCCAAGGCCGAAGCAGATTCAGCAAAAGGCgctggcgatgatgaaggaGTTCCTCACAAACGCCTGGTCGAAGTTCGACTGGAATGGCccagacgccgacgccgactgGGAGCCAATCTTTGGCTCGAGGCTTCAACGCGAGCACACAAAGTActggaaggagaaggggttCTCGATGCAGTCGCGGGCCGGCATGTACATTGGAAGCATCTCGGG GATCAACTCGAACTCCGTCCCACAAACTGCATGGGCGGTCATGGAGGTCGTCAAGGATGCAGCGCTTCTTAAAAGAGTTAGAGAAGAGTTACAGGAAGCACTTGTCAAGGATCTCGACAACGGCAGGCCCACGTTCGACGTGCCAAAGCTTGTGACTCTGCCGCTGCTACAGTCGATTTACGCCGAAACGTTGCGAATGCATGTCTCCATCAACATCACACGCGAAGTGCTGGAGCCTATGGAGCTCGATGGGTATCTTTTGAGAAAGGGGTCTCTGGTGCAGGCGCCGACACAGATCGGGCATCTCGATGAAGCTGTCTGGGGTGTCGAGGGCCATCCTGCGTCCGAGTTCTGGGCAGAGCGTCACGTCAGATACGTCGAGAAAGAAGACGAGACGGGCCAGGTGCGCCAAGTGGGAGAGTTCACCATGGCCGGACGGCCCAGCGATTTCTTTCCATACG GAGGTGGTGTTTCCATGTGTCCAGGGCGAAACTTTGCCAAGCAGGAGATCATGTTGGCTGTCGCCATGATTGTGTCACGGTTCGATATCGAGTTTGAGGACTGGGTTCAGCCTGATGGCTCGCACTCAGACCGTCCACCGATGAATGATAAGGCCTATGTCGGGGCTGGAGCGGTCCCCCCAGACCGAGACGCAAGATTGAGATGGAGGAGACTCTGGTGA
- a CDS encoding Putative Type 1 protein exporter, which translates to MIIRAVTKAPLACPRGITHIQLCRRPWLPQSPRAPIRIFQTSAPSRREQPKNPAATTTTTTTTTTTSSDGVADKTSGKPFKVEPAAKAKKPVDPMAIPEKNAQEQRKADWAIMKEMSRYLWPKDSIGTKFRVGLAVSLLVGAKVLNVQVPFYFKSIVDSMNIDIGATGGTAATIAGSMVLAYGATRIGATIFQELRNAVFASVAQKAIRRVACNVFDHLLRLDLSFHLSKQTGGLTRAIDRGTKGISFLLTSMVIHILPTALEISMVCSILTWQYGAKFAAITILTMVGYTAFTIWTTAWRTKFRRQANAADNKASTLAVDSLINYEAVKYFNNEKFEVARYDKALQAYEKSSIKVATSLALLNSGQNIIFSSALTAMMYLAADGVAHGTLSVGDLVMVNQLVFQLSVPLNFLGSVYRELRQSLLDMETLFSLQKVNVSIKDAPDAKPLALSKGGEIRFENVTFSYHPDRPILRNLTLTIPAGKKVAVVGPSGCGKSTLLRLLFRSYDAQSGRIFIDDQDIRQVQVDSLRRSIGVVPQDTPLFNDTIEHNIQYGDMSAPKERVIAAAQRARIHEIIERFPDGYQTKVGERGMMISGGEKQRLAVSRLLLKDPPLLFFDEATSALDTHTEQALMLNINSILREKARTSVFVAHRLRTIFDADLIIVLKEGNVAEMGTHRDLIDQGGLYAELWSAQETLFDTDGLEREQSEEGDAAVKPPTAK; encoded by the exons ATGATAATCCGAGCCGTTACCAAGGCTCCCTTGGCCTGCCCCCGGGGCATTACACACATACAGCTctgccgccggccgtggcTCCCCCAGAGCCCGCGAGCCCCGATCCGCATCTTCCAGACGAGCGCGCCCTCGAGACGCGAGCAACCAAAGAACCCCGCcgcgacaacgacgacgacgacgacgacgacgacgacgtctAGTGATGGAGTCGCCGACAAGACATCGGGGAAGCCGTTCAAGGTAGAGCCCGCAGCAAAGGCCAAGAAACCGGTCGATCCTATGGCCATCCCCGAGAAGAACGCGCAGGAGCAGCGCAAGGCCGACTGGGCAATCATGAAGGAGATGTCGCGGTACCTGTGGCCCAAGGACAGCATAGGCACCAAGTTCCGCGTCGGGTTGGCCGTCTCGTTGCTCGTCGGTGCAAAAGTCCTCAATGTCCAGGTGCCCTTCTACTTCAAGAGCATTGTCGATTCCATGAACATCGACATCGGCGCGACCGGCGGCACGGCGGCAACGATAGCCGGAAGCATGGTTCTGGCATACGGCGCCACGAGGATCGGTGCCACAATCTTCCAGGAGCTTcgcaacgccgtcttcgcctcggTCGCCCAGAAGGCCATCCGCAGAGTCGCCTGCAACGTCTTTGACCATCTGCTGCGGCTGGACCTCAGCTTCCACCTGTCCAAACAGACGGGAGGTCTGACGAGGGCGATTGATCGCGGAACCAAGGGAATCAGCTTCCTGCTGACGAGCATGGTCATCCACATCCTGCCGACGGCCCTGGAAATCTCCATGGTCTGCAGCATCTTGACCTGGCAGTACGGCGCAAagttcgccgccatcaccatcctGACCATGGTCGGCTACACGGCCTTCACCATCTGGACGACAGCCTGGAGGACAAAGTTCAGGAGACaggccaacgccgccgacaacaaGGCCTCGACCCTCGCCGTGGACTCCCTCATCAACTACGAGGCCGTCAAGTACTTCAACAACGAGAAATTCGAGGTCGCCAGGTACGACAAGGCCTTGCAAGCCTACGAGAAGAGCTCCATCAAAGTCGCCACGTCTCTGGCCCTGCTCAACAGCGGTCAGAACATCATCTTCTCATCCGCCTTGACTGCCATGATGTatctggccgccgacggcgttgCCCACGGCACGCTCAGcgttggcgacctcgtcatGGTCAACCAGCTGGTGTTCCAGCTTTCGGTTCCGCTCAACTTCCTTGGCTCCGTTTACCGCGAGCTCCGTCAGTCGTTGCTTGACATGGAGACCTTGTTCAGCCTGCAAAAGGTCAATGTCTCCATCAAGGATGCGCCTGACGCGAAACCTCTGGCCCTGTccaagggcggcgagatcAGATTCGAGAATGTCACGTTCAGCTACCATCCCGATCGCCCCATCCTGCGCAACCTCACGCTCACCATCCCGGCCGGCAAGAAGGTTGCTGTCGTCGGTCCCAGTGGCTGCGGCAAGTCCACCCTTCTCCGCCTGCTCTTCCGTTCCTATGACGCCCAGTCCGGCCGCATCTTCATCGACGACCAGGACATCCgccaggtccaggtcgacTCGCTCCGCCGGTCCATTGGAGTTGTTCCTCAAGACACTCCCCTTTTCAACGACACCATCGAGCACAACATCCAATACGGTGACATGTCAGCGCCCAAAGAGCGGGTtattgccgccgcccagcgcgCACGCATTCATGAGATCATCGAGCGATTCCCCGACGGCTACCAGACCAAGGTCGGAGAGCGAGGCATGATGATCTCTGGCGGTGAGAAGCAACGTCTCGCCGTGAGCAGGCTGCTGCTCAAGGACCCTCCCCTGCTGTTCTTCGACGAGGCGACGAGCGCTTTGGACACCCACACCGAACAGGCCCTCATGctcaacatcaacagcatCCTGCGCGAAAAGGCACGCACCAGCGTTTTCGTCGCTCACAGGCTGCGGACCATTTTCGACGCCGACCTCATCATCGTGCTCAAGGAGGGCAACGTTGCCGAGATGGGCACCCACAGAGATCTCATTGACCAGGGCGGGTTGTATGCTGAGCTCTGGAGCG CCCAGGAAACGCTCTTCGACACAGACGGACTGGAGAGAGAGCAGTCGGAAGAGGGCGATGCCGCAGTGAAGCCGCCCACAGCGAAATAA